In Triticum aestivum cultivar Chinese Spring chromosome 5B, IWGSC CS RefSeq v2.1, whole genome shotgun sequence, the following proteins share a genomic window:
- the LOC123115385 gene encoding transcription factor TEOSINTE BRANCHED 1-like, with protein MEMDMGMDSLWPHHQHPPPPLPPSSEVPDAFSYYCYYPPFAAAAAAKADNPSPPAVSRSRASRSRAVARKDRHSKICTAGGMRDRRMRLSLDVARRFFALQDKLGFDKASKTVQWLLDRSTAGINHLAASMSASMSLSEEDGDGSVLLDLDSNDHAKAMAADAETNKQQEQEHQTAKAKRRSAPAVPSPRKKSNNGGAPVLLPDKASRARARERARERTKERNRLRSEAPEPAPAPARQPVVPAAACSNNYYEEGEQEPWELGGVVFAKPRIKY; from the coding sequence ATGGAAATGGACATGGGGATGGACTCTCTTTGGCCTCACCATcaacaccctcctcctcctcttcctccttcctcaGAAGTGCCAGATGCCTTCTCCTACTACTGCTATTACCCTCCGttcgccgcggccgcggccgcaaAGGCGGACAACCCGTCGCCTCCGGCAGTTTCAAGGTCAAGGGCGTCAAGATCGAGGGCGGTGGCGAGGAAAGACAGGCATAGCAAGATATGCACGGCGGGAGGGATGAGGGACCGGCGGATGCGGCTGTCCCTGGACGTGGCCCGCCGCTTCTTCGCCCTCCAGGACAAGCTGGGCTTCGACAAGGCCAGCAAGACGGTGCAGTGGCTCCTCGACAGGTCCACCGCCGGCATCAACCACCTCGCCGCCTCCATGTCCGCCTCCATGTCCTTgtcggaggaggacggggacggctCTGTGCTCCTGGACCTGGACAGCAACGACCACGCCAAGGCCATGGCGGCCGATGCTGAAACAAACAAgcagcaggagcaggagcatcAGACAGCCAAGGCAAAAAGAAGATCAGCTCCTGCTGTTCCAAGTCCAAGGAAGAAGAGCAACAATGGCGGCGCCCCTGTTCTCCTCCCAGACAAGGCGTCCAGGGCAAGGGCCAGGGAGAGGGCCAGAGAGAGGACCAAGGAGAGGAACCGCCTCCGGTCGGAGGCTCCGGAACCGGCACCGGCGCCGGCGAGGCAGCCAGTGGTTCCGGCAGCAGCCTGCAGCAACAACTACTACGAGGAGGGGGAGCAAGAGCCATGGGAGCTGGGAGGAGTTGTCTTTGCCAAACCACGCATCAAGTACTGA